TCAACACTCTGGCCCGCGAGCAGGATTTCCCGACGGCCAGCCTCTGGGCGAATGTCCCGCACTACATCTCCGGCATCGAGAACCCGAAGGCCTCCTTGGCGCTGGTGCGGCGGGTGCTGGCCCTGCTGAACGCCGAGGCGGATCTGAACGACCTCGAGGAGTCCGCCAAGCAGTTCGACCAGAACCTCGAGGAGATCGTGTCGCAGAACGCGAAGATCGCCGATTACATCAAGAAGCTCGAGCGCAAGAAGCCAGAGGAGGGCGAGGAAGACCCGCCCGCCGCGAAGGAGACGCGCGACGAGCTGCCCCCGTCGAGCGACCTCGTGGCCGAGATCGAGCAGTTCCTGCGACAGCAGCGTCCCGAATCCTCGCCCTGATCGCGCGCGCCGCCGGGATGCGCTCGCGTCGGGCCCTTCGCGCCGTCGCCGTCCTGCCGCTCCTGCTTGCCCTGCTCCTCGCTCCGCCTTTCGCGCGCGCCGTGCCGCCCGGGCGCGCGCCCGCGCTGACCGTGCTCGTGACGCCCACCGCGCCGCGGCAGGGCGACATGGTCTTCGTCCTCGTGACCGGCGCGCAGAACGCCCGCCAGGTCGAGGGAAGCCTCGACGGCCGGCCCCTCACGTTCTTTACCTACGGCGAGAGCTGGGCCGCGGTCGTCGGAGTGGACCTCGAGGCGGCGCCGCGCAAGGGCACGTGGCGCGTGGGCGTGATCGACGCGGCGGGCGCCGCGCGGCAGAAGGCCGGCACGGTGACGATTCGCCGGCGCACCTTCCCCGAGCAGCGTCTGAGCCTGCCGGACTACATGGTCGACCTCGATCCCGAGAGCGAGCGGCGCGCCAACGCCGAGGCGGCGCAGCTTCGCACGCTCTACGACACCGCCACGCCCGAGCGCTTCTGGCAGGGACGCTTCACGCTCCCGGTGGCCGCCG
This sequence is a window from Candidatus Methylomirabilota bacterium. Protein-coding genes within it:
- a CDS encoding M23 family metallopeptidase, producing the protein MRSRRALRAVAVLPLLLALLLAPPFARAVPPGRAPALTVLVTPTAPRQGDMVFVLVTGAQNARQVEGSLDGRPLTFFTYGESWAAVVGVDLEAAPRKGTWRVGVIDAAGAARQKAGTVTIRRRTFPEQRLSLPDYMVDLDPESERRANAEAAQLRTLYDTATPERFWQGRFTLPVAAEGPGSGFGSRRVINGKPRSPHGGTDWSADRGTPVVAANRGRVALVGDFFFGGRLVVLDHGLGLYTLYMHLDRVDVAEGAIVTRGETLGGVGSTGRATGPHLHFQVQAGRARIDPATLFALPVRD